The following coding sequences are from one Dermacentor silvarum isolate Dsil-2018 chromosome 4, BIME_Dsil_1.4, whole genome shotgun sequence window:
- the LOC119449476 gene encoding 40S ribosomal protein S3 isoform X1, producing MCIYLLIIRLQFVADGVFKAELNEFLRRELAEDGYSGVEVRVTPQNTEIIILATRTQSVLGEKGRRIRELTSVVQKRFNFPEGTVELYAEKVASRGLCAIAQCESLRYKLIGGLAVRRACYGVLRFIMESGAKGCEVVVSGKLRGQRAKSMKFVDGLMIHSGEPTNDYVETAVRHVLLRQGVLGIKVKIMLPCDPNGKLGPKKPLPDHVSIMEPKKEPKKDASGLDYAEKAAGEKAAALSAPA from the exons ATGTGTATATACCTTTTAATAATTCGGTTGCAGTTCGTCGCTGACGGAGTCTTTAAGGCCGAACTCAATGAGTTCCTGAGGAGAGAACTGGCCGAAGATGGCTATTCTGGCGTGGAAGTCCGTGTCACGCCGCAAAACACAGAAATCATCATCCTTGCGACCCGGACCCAGTCCGTGCTTGGTGAGAAGGGACGCAGGATTCGTGAACTTACCTCCGTTGTGCAGAAGAGGTTCAACTTCCCTGAAGGCACTGTTGAG CTGTATGCTGAGAAGGTAGCATCCCGAGGCCTGTGTGCCATAGCTCAGTGCGAGTCTCTGCGTTACAAGCTGATTGGAGGCTTGGCTGTGCGTCGGGCATGCTATGGTGTGCTCCGCTTCATCATGGAGAGTGGCGCCAAGGGCTGTGAGGTGGTCGTCTCTGGCAAGCTGCGTGGCCAGCGAGCAAAGTCCATGAAGTTCGTGGATGGCCTCATGATCCACAGTGGCGAGCCGACCAACGACTATGTCGAGACTGCAGTGCGTCACGTGCTGCTGCGGCAAG GTGTGTTGGGAATCAAAGTGAAAATCATGTTGCCATGCGATCCCAATGGCAAACTCGGTCCCAAGAAGCCACTGCCTGACCACGTCTCCATTATGGAGCCCAAGAAGGAGCCCAAGAAGGACGCCTCTGGCCTTGACTACGCTGAAAAGGCAGCTGGTGAAAAGGCCGCTGCCCTGTCTGCCCCTGCCTAA
- the LOC119449476 gene encoding 40S ribosomal protein S3 isoform X2 encodes MANPISKKRKFVADGVFKAELNEFLRRELAEDGYSGVEVRVTPQNTEIIILATRTQSVLGEKGRRIRELTSVVQKRFNFPEGTVELYAEKVASRGLCAIAQCESLRYKLIGGLAVRRACYGVLRFIMESGAKGCEVVVSGKLRGQRAKSMKFVDGLMIHSGEPTNDYVETAVRHVLLRQGVLGIKVKIMLPCDPNGKLGPKKPLPDHVSIMEPKKEPKKDASGLDYAEKAAGEKAAALSAPA; translated from the exons ATGGCGAATCCGATCAGCAAGAAAAGGAAG TTCGTCGCTGACGGAGTCTTTAAGGCCGAACTCAATGAGTTCCTGAGGAGAGAACTGGCCGAAGATGGCTATTCTGGCGTGGAAGTCCGTGTCACGCCGCAAAACACAGAAATCATCATCCTTGCGACCCGGACCCAGTCCGTGCTTGGTGAGAAGGGACGCAGGATTCGTGAACTTACCTCCGTTGTGCAGAAGAGGTTCAACTTCCCTGAAGGCACTGTTGAG CTGTATGCTGAGAAGGTAGCATCCCGAGGCCTGTGTGCCATAGCTCAGTGCGAGTCTCTGCGTTACAAGCTGATTGGAGGCTTGGCTGTGCGTCGGGCATGCTATGGTGTGCTCCGCTTCATCATGGAGAGTGGCGCCAAGGGCTGTGAGGTGGTCGTCTCTGGCAAGCTGCGTGGCCAGCGAGCAAAGTCCATGAAGTTCGTGGATGGCCTCATGATCCACAGTGGCGAGCCGACCAACGACTATGTCGAGACTGCAGTGCGTCACGTGCTGCTGCGGCAAG GTGTGTTGGGAATCAAAGTGAAAATCATGTTGCCATGCGATCCCAATGGCAAACTCGGTCCCAAGAAGCCACTGCCTGACCACGTCTCCATTATGGAGCCCAAGAAGGAGCCCAAGAAGGACGCCTCTGGCCTTGACTACGCTGAAAAGGCAGCTGGTGAAAAGGCCGCTGCCCTGTCTGCCCCTGCCTAA